DNA from Geobacillus vulcani PSS1:
GTTAGGCGACAGCTTCACATACACCGGGACAGCCGACACTTCCTTGACAAGCCGCGTCAGCTCGGCGGCCACCTCCGGCACGGTGCCGAACGTGATACCGCCTTTTTTCACGTTCGGGCAAGAAATGTTGAGCTCCAAGGCATGGACGTTCGGCGCTTTGGAAATCGCGGCGGCTACCTCGACGTATTCTTCCATCGTCGAACCGGCGATGTTGGCGATGATCGGCACGTCAAACTGTTCAAGCCACGGCAGTTCTTCCGTCAGCACCTTGTCAAGACCGGGGTTTTGCAGGCCGATGGCGTTTAACATCCCGCCCGGCGTTTCCGCCACCCTTGGCGTCGGGTTACCAAAGCGCGGCTCTTTGGTCGTCGCTTTGATCATGATGGCGCCTAACACGCTTAAATCGTAAAACCGGGCGTACTCGCGGCCAAACCCGAAACAGCCGGAAGCCGGCATGATCGGGTTTTTGAGCGAAAGCCCCGGCAGTTCGACCGCCAGACGGTTCATAACACCACCTCCCCGGCCCGAAACACCGGACCGTCGCTGCATACTTTTTTATACGCCGTTTCGCTTCCCGGCACATGGCAGACGCAGGCGAAGCACGCCCCGACGCCGCAGCCCATCCGCTCTTCCAACGACAAGTACACCGGTCGGCCGCGGAACCGTTCATCGAGCGCCTTTAGCATCGGCTTCGGGCCGCAGGCGTACAACACGTCAAACTCGAGCGCGCGCGCTTCGATCACATCGGTGACGCGGCCCGCCGCCCCGTGCGACCCGTCATCGGTGGCGATATACGTCTCGCCGAACGCGGCAAATTTTTCTTCGTAAAAGACCGCCGCTTTCGTTTGGAACCCGAGCACGCTCACGACGTTCACGCCCCGGTTCGCCAGCTGTTTCGCCAGTTCATAGAGCGGCGGAACGCCGATGCCGCCGCCGACCAACAGCGCCCGGCCGCCCGCCGGCGCGGCTTCGAGCGGAAAGCCGTTGCCGAGCGGGCCGAGCACATCGACCGTGTCGCCCGGCTGTTTTTGCGCCAACAGCGCGGTGCCCTTCCCTTCCTGGCGGTAAATGATCGTGCATTGCCCCTGCTTGTGGTCGATTTGACAAAGGCTGAGCGGGCGGCGCAAGAGCGGATCGGCGGATGCGGCCACTTTCACATGAACGAACTGGCCGGGCTGCTTCATCTCTTGCACGAGGCGGCCTGCCAGCGTCAATTCATACGTGCGCTCGGCGATCAGCCGCTGGCTTGCGACCGTCATTTGTTCGCGGCCGATCATGACCGCACCAACTCTTCCGTCATCGCCGTTGTCGAGAACGTCATCGATTCGAGCACTTGCAGCATCGCCCGTGCGGTATCGAGCGACGTCAAGCACGGAATGCCGTTTTCGACCGCTTCGCGGCGGATGCGGAAGCCGTCGCTTTCCGGCTGTTTCCCTTTCGTCAACGTGTTGATGACGACTTGCGCCTTCCCTTGACGGATGACATCCAAAATGTTCGGCGACGCCGAATGGATTTTATTGACGACCGTCACCGGGATGCCGGCCGCTTTCAGCGTTTCCGCCGTGCCGTTCGTCGCCAGCAGCTGATAGCCGATGTCCGCAAAGCGGCGGGCCAGCTCGACCGCTTCTTCTTTGTCTTTGTCCGCGACCGTCAACAGCACCGCCCCGTGCGGCTGGATGTGGATGCCCGAGGCGACAAGTCCTTTATAGAGCGCTTTTTCAAACGTCACATCCTTACCGATCACTTCACCGGTCGATTTCATTTCCGGGCCGAGCGAAATGTCGACATTGCGCAATTTCGCAAACGAGAACACCGGCACTTTCACGTACACGCCTGGACGGACCGGGCGAACGCCGGTTTCATAGCCCATCTCAGCCAGCTTCGCCCCTAAAATGGCCTTGGTGGCGAGGTTGGCCATCGGCACGCCGGTGATTTTGCTTAAAAACGGCACGGTGCGGCTTGAACGCGGGTTTACTTCCAACACGTAGACATCGCTTCCCGAGACGACGAACTGGATGTTTAAGAGCCCGACGATGCGCAGCCCGCGCGCCAGCCGGATCGTGTCATCCGCGATCTTATCGATCACTTCGACACTTAACGTTTGCGGCGGGTAGACGGCGATCGAGTCGCCGGAATGGACGCCGGCCCGTTCGATATGCTCCATAATGCCCGGGATGACGACCGTCTCGCCGTCGGAAATGGCGTCGACTTCGACTTCCTTGCCGGTGATGTAGCGGTCGACGAGCACCGGGTGCTGCGGGTTGACGCGCACGGCGTGCTCCATGTAATGGAGCAGCTCCTCACGATTGTACACAATCTCCATCGCCCGGCCGCCGAGCACGTACGACGGGCGGACGAGCACCGGATAGCCGATCTCTTCGGCGATGGCGACCGCTTCTTCGACCGAAACGGCCGTTTTGCCGGCCGGTTTGGGAATGCCGAGTTCGGAAAGCGCCTGTTCAAATTTGTCGCGGTCTTCGGCGCGGTCCAAATCCTCCAGCGTCGTCCCGAGCAAGCGGACGCCACGCGCCTCGAGTTCGGCCGCCAAATTGATCGCCGTCTGGCCGCCAAACTGAACGATGACGCCGACCGGCTTCTCAAGGTCGATGACATGCATCACGTCTTCGGCCGTCAGCGGCTCGAAGTACAGTTTGTCCGACGTGCTGAAATCGGTGGAGACTGTTTCCGGGTTGTTGTTGATGATGATCGCCTCATAGCCGGCCTGCTTAATGGCCCAGACGCAATGGACGGTTGCGTAGTCAAATTCGATCCCTTGGCCGATGCGGATCGGGCCCGAACCGAGCACGATGACGCTCGGTGTTTCCGTCACGATCGACTCGTTTTCTTCCTCATACGTGCTGTAGTAATACGGCGTTTCTGATGTGAACTCGGCCGCGCACGTATCGACCATTTTGTACACCGGCACGATGCCTTCCTGGCGGCGCAGCGCGTAAATGTCGCGCTCCGTTTTGTTCCATAATGCCGCCACTGCGGCGTCCGAGAAGCCGAGCGCTTTCGCCTTCCTCAGCGCGTCAAGGTCGCCCGGACGGTTTTTCAAGACCGTTTCCATCTCAATGATGTTTTCGATTTTATGCAAGAAAAAGCGATCGATTTGGCTCCATTCATGCAACGTGTCGACCGTCACCCCGCGGCGGAGCGCTTCAGCGATGTAAAAGAGCCGTTCATCGCCCGCCTTGCGGATCCGTTTCTCGACCACGTCGTCAGTGGCGGTGTCCGCCTCTTTTAATGCGAGATGGTGGACGCCGATCTCGAGCGAACGGACCGCTTTTAACAGCGATTCTTCAAACGTCCGGCCGATCGCCATCACTTCGCCGGTCGCCTTCATTTGCGTGCCAAGGCGGCGGTTCGCCGATTCAAATTTGTCAAACGGGAAGCGCGGAATTTTCGTCACGACATAATCAAGCGCCGGCTCAAAGCAGGCGTACGTTTTCCCAGTGACCGGGTTGATCATCTCATCCAGCGTCAGCCCGACAGCAATTTTCGCCGCCAGTTTCGCGATCGGGTATCCGGTCGCTTTGGAGGCGAGCGCCGACGAGCGGCTGACGCGCGGGTTCACTTCGATGACGTAATAGCGGAAGCTGTCCGGGTCGAGCGCCAGCTGGACGTTGCAGCCGCCTTCGATGCCAAGGGCGCGGATGATGTTCAAGGACGCGTTGCGAAGCAGTTGGTATTCGCGGTCGCTTAACGTCTGGCTCGGGGCGACGACGATCGAGTCACCGGTATGGATGCCGACCGGGTCGATGTTTTCCATGTTGCAGACGACGATGGCGTTGTCGTTGGCATCGCGCATCACTTCATACTCGATTTCTTTGTAGCCGGCGATGCTCCGCTCAAGCAAGCATTGGTGCACCGGGCTCATTTTCAAACCGGTCGAAACGATGTCGATCAGTTCTTGTTCGTTCGTGCAAATGCCGCCGCCCGTGCCGCCGAGCGTAAACGCTGGGCGGACGATGACCGGATAGCCGATCTGTTCGACAAACGCATACGCCTCTTCCAGACTGTGAATAATGGCGCTCTCCGGCACCGGTTCACCAAGCTCGTTCATGAGGGCGCGGAACTGTTCACGGTCTTCCGCCTTTTCGATCGCCTCGAGTTTCGTGCCAAGAATTTCGACGCCGCACTCTTCAAGCACGCCGGCCTTGGCCAGCTCAACCGCCAAGTTGAGGCCCGTTTGGCCGCCGAGCGTCGGCAAAATCGCATCCGGCCGCTCTTTGCGGATGATGCGGGCGACAAACTCAAGCGTCAGCGGTTCCATATACACTTTATCGGCGATTTCCGTATCGGTCATGATCGTCGCCGGGTTCGAGTTGACGAGAATGACTTTATAGCCTTCTTCTTTCAAGGCGAGACACGCTTGCGTCCCGGCGTAGTCAAACTCGGCTGCCTGACCGATGACGATCGGGCCGGAGCCGATGACCAAAATCGTTTCGATGTCGCGGCGTTTAGGCATGGATGACTTCCCCTTTCTTGTTGAACTCGCGGATGAGCGCCAAAAACTCGTCAAACAGCGGATTGGCATCTTCC
Protein-coding regions in this window:
- the carB gene encoding carbamoyl-phosphate synthase large subunit, producing the protein MPKRRDIETILVIGSGPIVIGQAAEFDYAGTQACLALKEEGYKVILVNSNPATIMTDTEIADKVYMEPLTLEFVARIIRKERPDAILPTLGGQTGLNLAVELAKAGVLEECGVEILGTKLEAIEKAEDREQFRALMNELGEPVPESAIIHSLEEAYAFVEQIGYPVIVRPAFTLGGTGGGICTNEQELIDIVSTGLKMSPVHQCLLERSIAGYKEIEYEVMRDANDNAIVVCNMENIDPVGIHTGDSIVVAPSQTLSDREYQLLRNASLNIIRALGIEGGCNVQLALDPDSFRYYVIEVNPRVSRSSALASKATGYPIAKLAAKIAVGLTLDEMINPVTGKTYACFEPALDYVVTKIPRFPFDKFESANRRLGTQMKATGEVMAIGRTFEESLLKAVRSLEIGVHHLALKEADTATDDVVEKRIRKAGDERLFYIAEALRRGVTVDTLHEWSQIDRFFLHKIENIIEMETVLKNRPGDLDALRKAKALGFSDAAVAALWNKTERDIYALRRQEGIVPVYKMVDTCAAEFTSETPYYYSTYEEENESIVTETPSVIVLGSGPIRIGQGIEFDYATVHCVWAIKQAGYEAIIINNNPETVSTDFSTSDKLYFEPLTAEDVMHVIDLEKPVGVIVQFGGQTAINLAAELEARGVRLLGTTLEDLDRAEDRDKFEQALSELGIPKPAGKTAVSVEEAVAIAEEIGYPVLVRPSYVLGGRAMEIVYNREELLHYMEHAVRVNPQHPVLVDRYITGKEVEVDAISDGETVVIPGIMEHIERAGVHSGDSIAVYPPQTLSVEVIDKIADDTIRLARGLRIVGLLNIQFVVSGSDVYVLEVNPRSSRTVPFLSKITGVPMANLATKAILGAKLAEMGYETGVRPVRPGVYVKVPVFSFAKLRNVDISLGPEMKSTGEVIGKDVTFEKALYKGLVASGIHIQPHGAVLLTVADKDKEEAVELARRFADIGYQLLATNGTAETLKAAGIPVTVVNKIHSASPNILDVIRQGKAQVVINTLTKGKQPESDGFRIRREAVENGIPCLTSLDTARAMLQVLESMTFSTTAMTEELVRS
- a CDS encoding dihydroorotate dehydrogenase electron transfer subunit, producing the protein MIGREQMTVASQRLIAERTYELTLAGRLVQEMKQPGQFVHVKVAASADPLLRRPLSLCQIDHKQGQCTIIYRQEGKGTALLAQKQPGDTVDVLGPLGNGFPLEAAPAGGRALLVGGGIGVPPLYELAKQLANRGVNVVSVLGFQTKAAVFYEEKFAAFGETYIATDDGSHGAAGRVTDVIEARALEFDVLYACGPKPMLKALDERFRGRPVYLSLEERMGCGVGACFACVCHVPGSETAYKKVCSDGPVFRAGEVVL
- a CDS encoding dihydroorotate dehydrogenase, producing the protein MNRLAVELPGLSLKNPIMPASGCFGFGREYARFYDLSVLGAIMIKATTKEPRFGNPTPRVAETPGGMLNAIGLQNPGLDKVLTEELPWLEQFDVPIIANIAGSTMEEYVEVAAAISKAPNVHALELNISCPNVKKGGITFGTVPEVAAELTRLVKEVSAVPVYVKLSPNVTDIVAMAKAIEQAGADGLTMINTLVGMRIDVKTGRPILANGTGGLSGPAVKPIAIRMIYEVSQAVSIPIIGMGGVQTAEDVLEFFYAGASAVAVGTANFVDPFVCPTIINELPALLDELGIDRISECTGRSWKTGAHAVHCRP